TCATATGTTCTATTATTCCAAATGTTTTCAAATGATTATTCATACTTCCCCTTTCATTAATTTTGTGGTGGTGTGGCTATGAGCTTACTGTTGAATGCTAAAGTCAGCATTATGGTTAGGATGCATCTGATACAACTACAATAACAAGAATTATAACAATAACCACACAAGGCTTCTTTTTCTCATCGGCAAACTAGCATTTGTTTGACCTTTTTATTTGTGTACCATTTATGTTCTCTCAAAAGTTTAGTCAGGTGTAGTTTCTTGATTTTTTGGTTTAGTACAGGTGTTAACTACTTGTTTTCGTTTTTATTTGGTAAAACTGCATCTCTTCTGGACGGCAGATGTGTGTTCTAGGTACAGTTTGTGGGGTAGTACTGAGGTGACTTTGTCTTGGATTCTTTTATACTGCCTTGTTTTGAAGTATGTCTAGTCTTATATTGTTGCTTTTGGTCATGGCTTGGCATTGCTCactatgatttaatatattagagctgaaattttgaattttttctaCCCCTTTTTTATGATGGATTGTTTGTCTGTTCTTTACACAGAGCTGTAAGCATGAAAGCTGGGTCAAAGTTGCAAAGTATTTAATGGATGATGTTCCTAATCTTGTAAAGACGGATGATGTGAAAGATGTTCATAAAGTTCTCTCAGTTGTTTTCTCATCACTCCCATCTCATTTTGGAGAGTTCATCAAGTGGATTGCAGAAGTTAGGAGAAGAGAAGATGGTAGTCAAAATCTTAGCCTAGAGGAGAATGGAAGGCTTTCTTTAAAGGTGCTGTAAAACTCGATTTTCCGTTTTTATTTCCTTTTCCTTTTAGTATTTTAGCTGCCTGCTATATTTCTTTATAAAGTTTTACACTACAAGTTGTTTCTGTCCTTCCAGGAAGAGGTGTTGAAACAAGTGCAGGAAACTGGCCTTTTTAAGCATGTTGTAGCATTTTTATCGTCACTGACTCTATGCTGCAGAAATGCACCCACTTTAAGTAATGAAAATAACCTGCCTGACATTGCTGCGACAGTTTGTTGCCATGGTGCAGAACTTTTGTCTGGGACGTTTGGTTCTTCAGAGAGGTATTGCTGTCAGGAAACATGTATTAGACGCTTGAGGGCTAATGGTGACAAGCCTATTACATTGGTGTCTGGGACAGTGGTAAATGGTAGCTCTGAGCAGGGTGTTGACGTGCTGGTTCCTTCATGCCCAACTAAACTGAACTGTTGTGGCTCTGGCCCAAGTAATTGCAATGGGATTTACCCAGCTGGAAATGATGTTCTCACAGCTCTTTTGCTGGCATTGCCTCCAGAAACATGGCGCGGTATCAAAGATGAGAAGCTTTTGAATGAAATGTATTCTCTTGTCTCGACTGAGAATCTTCCCATTTTGCTCCAGGAAGAGGTAACATCATATCGGTCAATTTTGATTCTTCCTACCGTTTTGACCTTTTGTGGATTAATGCATATGATAAAATACTGAATGTGTATGGTAATGAAATAAAGTTTTGGTTGCTGCTGTCATTATTTTGAGTTCTGTGTGAGAATATGACCAATTTTGGGAGTATGATATATAACCGAGTGTGAGTTGCCTTTCTCATTCCAAATTTCTGTTTCGTTGAGAAATAGCAGCAATATATGCTAGAGAACAATATCCCAGAACGAGTTCCTTACTATATTATTCTTTTCCTTTATGCTTGAGCAGTGTCTTGCAGCCATTATCTAGCTAACTGATGAAACTATGAATCTATTTGTGACTAATGGCATATATTGATATGGCAGGTATTGCACCTACGACGGCAGCTACATCTTCTGAAGAAATGCCAGGAGAATAAGGTAGATGAGGATCTAGGTGAACCTTTATGTTAGCATGTTACACCATCTTCCCCTCTCTTGATCTCCTCTTCTCATTATTTTCCAATTGCTTTATGTTGTTAACAAAAAAGGGTAAATATTAGTGTGTTCCAAGAACGTGAAAACCTAAGATAGCACGCAAGACATTTTTCCCCCATTTCAGTTGTGGGGGTAATCATTTTTATGGGGAGTTTGTTTCCATTGCAAAGTGGGGAAGAATTGACATTCGGAGGCTGTAACCTCTCCCATGGCAGTGAGGACCAATGGATGGTATCCCCTCGGCCTTGCAGGCGAGGTTTTAGTTGAAACTGAACCGATTTCTATATCCTGTACTAACTACTAAGTCCTAACTAATTTGGTTGAAAACTCTTTTAATCATTACAAGTGCACTCTGTAACCTAAACTAAATTTTGTTTGTATTTGAGTACTAAACTTTGATTGCATTGGAAAAGAAAACTCactgtttagttttttttttaattaatataaaaagttcaacaaaaaattgttgaattacttaatgttgattttttttttttttttgaaagagagATTTGGAAAGGATCTTATTTCTGCACAATGGGACAGTAAATCCTACTTGTAGAATAATACCCTCATTGTGCAACAATATACTGACCTTCAAGAGCAGCCTAggctttttttgtgtgtgtgtgtgaaaagTGCAATCAACAACAAGAGATGATACAACAGAATGCTTGAATTATTTGCAAGTTGAAGGCGAAGCGAGGCCACCCAAAGATGGTAAATGTAGCACCGAGAATGAGGATGCGGCTTCATCGGTAGTTGGGGAGGAAATCACCCCACCAAAACAAAAAAGAGGAACATTGGACTTGACACGTATTGGTCTGATCATAGGTGTACCCTTGGACGGCTCACGGCTTGAGCAGCAAAAGGATACTTTAAGAAGAGAAATGGATTTGTTAAAACTATTAGCAAAGTGAGAAGTTCCATCAGACCAATACGTGAATGATCCATTGACCGCCCAAGTCACCATAGTATCAGTATTAAATTCCTTCAAAATGCTGACTGAAACATAGCAAGGAACAGAGGATTCAAGGGACCATCTATATCAATGTTACAACTATATGAATATGAGAATCATGAGTCTCTGACACCCTTAAATGTAAGTAGTTCTCCCTAACGCTATAAGACCACGTTAGGAGTTGGTATCAAACACTCTCGGCTAAATCTATTGGTAGTTTCGATGAGTTGGCTTGCTAGTTTGAAAACTTGCACTCCGCCAACAGTGCTATGACAAAGAACCCCGAAATGCTTTTCAGCACTAGACAAGTCAAGGGGAAAATTTGCCAGAGTACATCTAGCGGTTTAATGTTGCcacttagaggatcaaagtcctGACGAATGATTGAGTAATTCAAACTTTCCCAACTAGAGTAACCCACAAGCATTTGAAATATGAGTTGGCAGAACATTGGCTAGACAAGCTTGTACTCCTTATATGAGAAGACACATAGAAACCTAGATACTGAAAGTTTGAGTGCTTCCAGCCATATGTTCGCAGCTTCTATGTGAGATAGAAATTAAGAGATCGCAACAAGAACAAAGGCCCCTAGAAAACTTGCCTAGAGAACCATAGAATGAACCCTCACCTCAGAGTCTATATGGGGAGACAACATTTCTCAAGACAGTATTAAATAAGAAGGCAACTATCGGGGCAAAATGACAAGTTTCGTACAAGAAATCTATTACCCTACCATAGATTCCAAGGGTGCACGTCACTGAATACATCTCAGGTgtatattttaaatcaaattgcAAGAACGAGGTGTTAGGAGCCCCTTCAGCCATGAAACATTCGCTCAGGTGCAAGTATTATGGTGAAGTGAGGCATAACATAGAGAAACATGTGGACCAAATAATTCCATAGAAAGGATTCGTAAGGTGAGGTTATTTGGGATAATTTGTGGAATGACAATCTAAGCAGAaaatgtgtaaaaaaaaaaagaatgtctAAACAAAAAGAAACCAGAGAT
This is a stretch of genomic DNA from Gossypium arboreum isolate Shixiya-1 chromosome 11, ASM2569848v2, whole genome shotgun sequence. It encodes these proteins:
- the LOC108487459 gene encoding glutathione gamma-glutamylcysteinyltransferase 1-like isoform X1, with translation MKMAMAGLYKRVLPSPPAVDFASSDGKQLFIEAIQNGTMEGFYRLISYFQTQSEPAYCGLASLSMVLNALAIDPGRKWKGPWRWFDESMLDCCEPLEKVKEKGISFGKLVCLAHCAGAKVQAFRTNQSSLDDFRKFVVRCSTSDDCHIISSYHRATFKQTGTGHFSPIGGYHAGRDMALILDVARFKYPPHWVPLRLLWEAMESVDEATRQCRGFLLISRPHRDPGLLYTLSCKHESWVKVAKYLMDDVPNLVKTDDVKDVHKVLSVVFSSLPSHFGEFIKWIAEVRRREDGSQNLSLEENGRLSLKEEVLKQVQETGLFKHVVAFLSSLTLCCRNAPTLSNENNLPDIAATVCCHGAELLSGTFGSSERYCCQETCIRRLRANGDKPITLVSGTVVNGSSEQGVDVLVPSCPTKLNCCGSGPSNCNGIYPAGNDVLTALLLALPPETWRGIKDEKLLNEMYSLVSTENLPILLQEEVLHLRRQLHLLKKCQENKVDEDLGEPLC
- the LOC108487459 gene encoding glutathione gamma-glutamylcysteinyltransferase 1-like isoform X2 codes for the protein MEGFYRLISYFQTQSEPAYCGLASLSMVLNALAIDPGRKWKGPWRWFDESMLDCCEPLEKVKEKGISFGKLVCLAHCAGAKVQAFRTNQSSLDDFRKFVVRCSTSDDCHIISSYHRATFKQTGTGHFSPIGGYHAGRDMALILDVARFKYPPHWVPLRLLWEAMESVDEATRQCRGFLLISRPHRDPGLLYTLSCKHESWVKVAKYLMDDVPNLVKTDDVKDVHKVLSVVFSSLPSHFGEFIKWIAEVRRREDGSQNLSLEENGRLSLKEEVLKQVQETGLFKHVVAFLSSLTLCCRNAPTLSNENNLPDIAATVCCHGAELLSGTFGSSERYCCQETCIRRLRANGDKPITLVSGTVVNGSSEQGVDVLVPSCPTKLNCCGSGPSNCNGIYPAGNDVLTALLLALPPETWRGIKDEKLLNEMYSLVSTENLPILLQEEVLHLRRQLHLLKKCQENKVDEDLGEPLC